Proteins found in one Nitrosopumilus maritimus SCM1 genomic segment:
- the folP gene encoding dihydropteroate synthase, producing MTRIAKVGVGGKNPVRIMGILNTSPESFYKKSIQTTKTQIKNSIKEMENDGVDFIDVGGMSTAPYLSTMVSEKTESKRILEAVKIIQDVSNIPISVDTCRAKPARDALENGVEIINDISGLKYDEKMKDVISDFSPSLILCAFSSKTVTGNLMSTKKLLQESLKIAKKSHVPSEKIVLDPSIGFFRKKGNGPFFTKIKSDWVKRDLTIIQNLNSIKGNYPVLISVSNKSFLGEILQKDPSDRLFGSIAAEAISVVNGADIIRTHNVNATKDAITIASNLKK from the coding sequence GTGACTAGAATTGCAAAAGTGGGTGTTGGAGGTAAAAATCCAGTTCGCATCATGGGTATTTTGAACACTAGTCCTGAGTCATTTTATAAAAAATCTATTCAAACTACTAAAACTCAGATAAAGAATTCTATTAAAGAAATGGAAAATGATGGTGTAGATTTTATCGATGTAGGTGGAATGTCTACTGCACCCTATCTTTCTACTATGGTATCTGAAAAAACTGAATCAAAGAGAATACTTGAAGCAGTAAAAATTATTCAAGATGTATCTAATATTCCAATATCTGTTGATACATGTAGGGCAAAACCTGCTAGAGATGCCTTAGAGAATGGTGTGGAAATCATCAATGATATTTCTGGTTTAAAATATGATGAAAAAATGAAAGATGTAATTTCAGATTTTTCGCCATCATTAATCTTGTGTGCTTTTAGTTCAAAAACCGTAACGGGCAATCTTATGTCTACAAAAAAATTACTTCAAGAAAGCTTGAAGATTGCAAAAAAATCTCATGTGCCCTCTGAAAAAATTGTGTTAGATCCTTCAATTGGATTTTTTAGAAAAAAAGGAAACGGACCATTTTTCACCAAAATCAAATCTGATTGGGTTAAAAGAGATCTAACTATAATCCAAAATTTGAATTCTATCAAAGGAAACTATCCAGTTTTGATCTCAGTTTCAAACAAATCCTTTCTTGGAGAAATTTTACAAAAAGATCCATCTGATCGCTTGTTTGGATCTATTGCTGCTGAAGCAATATCTGTAGTTAATGGTGCAGACATTATACGTACACATAACGTAAATGCTACAAAAGATGCAATAACAATAGCATCAAACCTGAAAAAATAA